The Dehalococcoidia bacterium genome has a segment encoding these proteins:
- the nrfD gene encoding NrfD/PsrC family molybdoenzyme membrane anchor subunit, whose protein sequence is MVTRAETNGLPYGIGRFGAGAIVSILILLVALAFGLYAYSLQLAEGEVVTGMRDVGTMGGAPWGLYIAFELYAAGIGFGSMILIAVVRLSGLPQLRPLSRPLSLLALAALLAGGASVIVDLGQPLRALINLAMYGRPMSPFFGTFTVGLMSALIVTAVYLYLDSRPDAAALARRPSGWQWFLRIVAAGYRNTPAEQARRRHTSLALAILLIVVGATAASTSGFVFGIQQGRTGWYSALQAPASVVMAGVTGTGMLIIVLAVLRRVLGVKDKLSIGAFAWLSNLMLGLTLVYIYFIGAELMTSSYGSNYHEGQLTRALLTGEYAPLFWISAGLLVVSAIAAGLQALFKQHYLWLVVLTALAVNAAAILKRYLMVVPSLTVGNLLPYGEGFYSPTWVEYLVVGALLTMGVLLFIVFTKVFPILDVQES, encoded by the coding sequence ATCCTCATCCTGCTCGTAGCCCTGGCGTTCGGCCTCTACGCGTACTCGCTCCAGCTTGCGGAAGGCGAGGTCGTCACGGGAATGCGAGACGTGGGGACGATGGGCGGAGCGCCGTGGGGGCTGTACATTGCCTTTGAACTGTACGCCGCAGGCATAGGCTTTGGGTCCATGATCCTTATCGCAGTGGTGCGTCTCAGCGGGCTGCCTCAACTCCGACCGTTGAGCAGGCCCCTCAGCCTCCTGGCGCTAGCAGCGCTTCTCGCGGGCGGCGCGAGCGTTATCGTGGACCTGGGTCAGCCGCTTCGTGCGCTCATAAACCTCGCGATGTATGGCCGACCGATGTCACCCTTCTTCGGGACATTCACTGTCGGCCTGATGAGCGCGCTGATCGTCACGGCCGTGTACCTCTACCTGGACAGCCGGCCGGATGCCGCCGCCCTGGCCCGCCGGCCCAGTGGCTGGCAATGGTTCCTCCGGATTGTCGCCGCGGGCTATCGCAATACCCCGGCGGAGCAAGCGCGCCGACGTCACACGAGTCTGGCGCTGGCTATCCTCCTCATCGTGGTGGGCGCGACAGCCGCCTCGACATCCGGATTCGTCTTCGGCATCCAGCAAGGCCGCACCGGCTGGTACAGCGCACTACAGGCGCCCGCCTCAGTGGTGATGGCGGGCGTCACGGGCACGGGGATGCTCATCATCGTCCTGGCGGTTCTGCGGCGGGTGCTGGGCGTGAAGGACAAGCTTAGCATCGGCGCTTTCGCGTGGCTGAGCAACCTCATGCTCGGCCTTACGCTGGTGTACATCTACTTCATCGGCGCGGAGCTGATGACCAGCTCCTACGGGAGCAATTACCATGAAGGGCAGCTCACACGGGCCCTTCTGACCGGCGAGTACGCGCCTCTCTTCTGGATATCCGCGGGGCTGCTCGTGGTGTCGGCTATCGCGGCGGGCCTACAGGCGCTCTTCAAGCAGCATTATCTGTGGCTGGTCGTGCTTACCGCGCTGGCGGTGAACGCGGCCGCCATCCTGAAGCGATATCTTATGGTCGTGCCCTCGCTCACTGTCGGTAACCTTCTTCCCTATGGCGAGGGCTTCTACAGCCCCACGTGGGTAGAGTATCTTGTAGTCGGCGCGCTGCTCACTATGGGAGTCCTCCTGTTCATCGTGTTCACCAAGGTGTTCCCCATCCTGGATGTCCAGGAGAGTTAG
- a CDS encoding molecular chaperone TorD family protein, which yields MARLRQAAYRFVSVLLLDPNEERLNAARDAARYLGRTYRQASGLAFYKSWHTLLREVGALGPLQISDIQKAYCSLFVGSSARSPVPLHESPYLDPRGMAPGKVLVQVEAQYTAAGLRSSPSVETPDHVATEMEFVSFLCGKEAEAWRSVDVNQALDLLSRQKTFLEAHLFRWLPFLENAVARRDRDGFYAEVIRASWALIAHDVDMTGFLISRLREAVKVH from the coding sequence ATGGCGAGGCTGCGGCAGGCAGCATACCGGTTCGTTTCTGTTTTGCTGCTCGACCCCAATGAAGAAAGGCTCAACGCAGCCCGGGACGCAGCCCGCTACTTGGGGAGGACATACCGCCAAGCAAGCGGGCTGGCGTTCTACAAAAGTTGGCACACGTTGCTGCGGGAGGTGGGCGCCCTCGGTCCCCTCCAGATAAGCGACATCCAAAAGGCCTATTGCAGTCTCTTTGTGGGCAGCTCTGCCCGCTCACCCGTACCTCTCCACGAGTCCCCTTACCTGGACCCCAGGGGCATGGCGCCAGGCAAGGTGCTGGTTCAAGTTGAGGCGCAGTACACCGCCGCAGGGTTGCGCTCTTCCCCATCCGTAGAAACTCCCGACCACGTCGCCACCGAGATGGAGTTCGTCTCATTCCTTTGCGGCAAGGAGGCCGAGGCATGGCGCTCGGTGGATGTAAACCAGGCGCTCGATCTCCTGAGCCGCCAAAAGACGTTTCTTGAGGCGCACCTGTTCCGCTGGCTGCCTTTCCTTGAAAACGCGGTCGCAAGAAGGGACAGGGATGGCTTCTACGCCGAGGTAATCAGGGCGTCATGGGCACTGATAGCCCACGACGTTGACATGACGGGTTTTCTCATCTCCCGCCTTCGAGAAGCCGTGAAAGTTCACTAA